One genomic region from bacterium encodes:
- a CDS encoding PorV/PorQ family protein, producing the protein MKRMIIGIVSVLLVLGAFYTDGQAQKKLAQTGCQFLSVGTDARATGMGEAFTTVEGSGSALFYNPAGMAGNIKNLDASFTQMTWIADIQYLALSLAGRPFRGQYGTFGVSAMAIDYGDLDGTVVADNEQGFLDTGKFGPSAWTVGLGYAIDLTDRFSVGGQAKYVHQDLGHVTIPLNNTAPYITDKKDYLKNVFAFDFGTLYKTGFKSLAFGMCVRNFSQEVKYEREGFQLPLTFKVGFSMDALDLFPAIGKNHNLLFSIDAVHPRDFPEYLNLGAEYKLMDLLALRAGYITRQDDYGFTAGFGVNTNFGVSIDYSYSPMDVFNNVHRFTCRFGI; encoded by the coding sequence ATGAAGCGTATGATCATTGGTATCGTATCCGTTCTTCTGGTGCTTGGCGCCTTTTATACGGATGGCCAGGCGCAGAAAAAGCTCGCCCAGACCGGATGCCAGTTTCTCAGCGTCGGCACCGATGCCCGCGCGACCGGAATGGGTGAGGCCTTCACGACGGTGGAGGGTTCCGGCTCCGCCCTTTTCTACAATCCCGCCGGCATGGCCGGCAATATCAAGAATCTCGATGCCTCCTTCACCCAGATGACCTGGATCGCCGATATCCAGTACCTGGCCCTGTCGCTGGCCGGCCGGCCCTTCCGCGGCCAGTATGGCACCTTCGGCGTCAGCGCCATGGCGATTGACTATGGCGATCTGGACGGCACGGTCGTCGCAGATAATGAGCAGGGTTTTCTGGATACCGGCAAATTTGGGCCGAGCGCGTGGACCGTCGGGCTGGGCTATGCCATCGATCTAACCGACCGCTTCTCAGTCGGCGGGCAGGCCAAATATGTGCATCAGGATCTTGGTCATGTCACCATCCCCTTGAATAATACCGCGCCGTATATCACGGACAAGAAGGATTACCTCAAGAATGTCTTCGCCTTTGATTTCGGCACGCTTTACAAAACCGGGTTCAAGAGTCTCGCCTTTGGCATGTGCGTGCGCAACTTTTCACAGGAAGTCAAGTACGAACGCGAAGGCTTCCAGCTGCCCCTGACCTTCAAGGTGGGCTTTTCGATGGATGCCCTTGATCTCTTCCCCGCGATCGGCAAGAATCACAATTTACTGTTCTCGATCGATGCGGTCCATCCACGCGATTTCCCCGAGTATCTCAATCTGGGCGCCGAGTACAAGCTCATGGATCTGCTGGCTCTGCGCGCCGGCTACATCACGCGGCAGGATGACTATGGCTTCACTGCAGGCTTCGGTGTGAACACCAATTTTGGCGTGAGTATCGATTACTCCTATTCGCCGATGGATGTATTCAATAACGTTCATCGCTTCACTTGCAGATTCGGCATCTAA
- a CDS encoding IPT/TIG domain-containing protein encodes MGKRVFIVQAIILVAALMLVLAGCESNDYPPSLYDPNAKTSAAAVITAVDPASVALSGVTLITITGSNFSPVKEDNIVYFNAEKGTVVEASATQLKVRAPIYVSDSIAIRIAVKNAELFSNKWPYKLEAAQVNLLTFTPAEIPYGIATDTDGNVYASLVVSNAGAGVKIITPGADKYVDYAPKGGETFWSAMKMGPGKVLYCARNLKGIFTIAAAAAKPATFVSSGLGTIYDLDFDANHNLWGVGNNTDIYRIKPDKNITKFPFTANLKSVRVYNGYLYVAGKKDNADKVWRFPFNGEDLGAVEEYFNFSGKVGGGYGVYCITFSADGYMYVGTDAPEAIFLVSPTGSYEALYPGQFFPKTLLFAWGPGSNLYMTREQVLEGDKVKYAQTIIRINTQKESAPYYGLQ; translated from the coding sequence ATGGGAAAGAGAGTTTTCATTGTACAAGCGATCATCCTGGTGGCTGCCTTGATGCTCGTGCTGGCGGGGTGTGAAAGTAATGACTATCCGCCCAGCTTGTATGATCCCAACGCCAAGACCAGTGCTGCGGCGGTCATCACCGCAGTGGATCCTGCCAGTGTCGCCCTTTCGGGCGTGACCCTGATTACCATCACGGGAAGCAATTTTTCGCCGGTGAAGGAGGACAACATCGTCTACTTCAACGCCGAGAAGGGAACGGTGGTGGAGGCCTCGGCGACGCAGTTGAAGGTCCGTGCGCCGATTTACGTCTCCGACTCGATTGCTATCCGCATCGCGGTGAAGAATGCCGAGCTCTTCAGCAACAAATGGCCCTACAAGCTTGAGGCGGCACAGGTGAATCTCCTCACTTTTACGCCTGCCGAGATCCCCTATGGCATCGCGACGGATACTGACGGCAACGTTTATGCCTCGCTGGTGGTCAGCAATGCCGGCGCCGGCGTCAAGATTATCACCCCGGGCGCTGATAAATATGTGGACTATGCCCCAAAAGGCGGTGAGACCTTCTGGTCGGCTATGAAGATGGGCCCGGGCAAAGTGCTCTATTGCGCGCGTAATCTCAAGGGCATTTTTACGATCGCCGCGGCAGCGGCCAAACCGGCAACCTTCGTCTCCTCCGGTCTGGGCACGATCTATGATCTGGATTTTGATGCCAACCACAACCTCTGGGGCGTGGGCAACAACACCGACATCTACCGCATCAAACCGGACAAGAACATTACCAAATTCCCCTTCACCGCCAACCTCAAATCGGTGCGGGTCTACAACGGCTATCTCTATGTCGCCGGCAAGAAGGATAATGCCGACAAGGTCTGGCGGTTCCCCTTCAACGGTGAGGATCTCGGCGCTGTTGAAGAGTATTTTAATTTTTCGGGCAAGGTGGGCGGCGGCTACGGCGTCTACTGTATTACCTTTTCGGCGGATGGCTATATGTACGTCGGTACCGATGCCCCGGAAGCCATCTTTTTGGTCAGCCCCACCGGTTCCTATGAAGCGCTCTATCCGGGCCAATTCTTCCCCAAGACGCTGCTCTTCGCCTGGGGTCCGGGATCCAATCTCTATATGACGCGCGAGCAGGTGCTGGAAGGCGACAAAGTCAAGTATGCCCAGACCATCATTCGCATCAATACGCAAAAGGAGAGTGCGCCTTATTACGGTCTGCAATGA